AAACGGATTTTAACGTTTTCGCCGAGAAACTGTTTCGCGAAATAAGCGAGCGTTCCTTTCAGATCCGCCATCGAAACATTTTCGGCAACGTACAGCCCTTCGACCTGATGAAAGTTCGCGCTGTGTGTTGCATCCGGCGTGTCGCGCCGGTAACAGCGTCCCGGTGCGATGATGCGGACCGGCGGCTGATGACTTTCCATATAGCGTACCTGCACCGGCGATGTATGACAGCGCAGCAGATCGCCGCTATTCAGATAAAAGGTGTCCTGCTCGTCGCGCGATGGATGATCCGGTGGCGTGTTCAGCGCGTCAAAGTTGTTCCAGACAGTTTCAATATCCGGCCCGTCGGCTACCGTGAATCCGATGGTTTGAAAAATTTCAATGATGCGTGCCGTAACTTTGCTGATCGGATGTTCGGAGCCGAGTGCCGGCCAAAGTCCCGGCCTGGTCGGATCAAACGATCCGCTTTTTTTCACACCGGCAGTCAGCGTTTCCTGCCGTTCTCTGATCAAATCTGTCAGTTCGTTTTTCAGTGCATTCGCCGATTTTCCAAATACCGGCTTCTCTGCCGGCGGCACGGATTTCAACTGCGCCATCACCTCCGGCAGCAATCCGTTACGTCCCAGATATTTAATACGTACTGCTTCCAGGGCTGCCGCATCTGCCGCGCCGTGTGCTTCTGCCCGCGCAGTTTCCCTGATTTGATTAAGTTCCTGTAAATTCATAATTTTTCCAAAATTTGAACGAAGGTACTGATAAATACCTGCAATGTCTGGGAAAAACTGACTCCAATTTTAAAAAAATCACTGCCCGCCGGAACTCCGGCGGGCGGCGGTGCCGGCACAAATTGTGAGTCCTGATCTATACGTGCTCAATATAAACGGTTTTAAAATGCCAGCAGCATAAAGATCATGACAAACAATGCGATGGTTTCTACGGTGCCGACGGCAATGATGTAGTTGACAAAACCTTTTCCGGTCTCGGCATACGCGTCGCAGCCGGCAGCACAGACTCTGCCCTGAAGCCATGCCGATGCGCCCAGGGCAATTCCGGACATCAGTCCGCCGATTAAGAAGACCAGCCAGAGTTCCGGATTTTCAATTGCACGCGCTTTAAACAGCAGCATAACGATTAATCCGTAAATTGTCTGCGACAGCGGCGCGCCGATAAATGAAAGCAGAAGAAACGGCGCCGGACGGTTTTGTGCGTAGCATTTCTTCCACGCTCCGATTCCCGCCGAGCCGGCGATTGAAATTCCGATGGCCGATCCGAGCGCGCTGAATCCCAGCGCAAGCGGCCCGCCGATTTTTGCCAATGCAAGCATTCCTGTTACATCCATACTGATTCCTCCATTCTCCGTTAATCTTTCCGAAAAGGTTGATAAGCAACGCCGCCCCACTGTACGCCGACATGATTGGAAAACTCCAATGTGTTCAGGCGAATACCGTGAACCAGCACGCTGAGTGCCGCCAGCGTAATATTGAGCGCGTGCCCGATGAAAATGACAAACGCGCCGCACAACTGCCCGACCACAACCGGCAGTGCGCCGTTCACATCTGCGCCCATGTTATTAAATGCCTGCGCGATAGCCAGCGACGCCGCACCGACGGCGTACAAGCGCACATACGAAATAATGTCGGTGAAATTTCCGACAAT
Above is a window of Kiritimatiellales bacterium DNA encoding:
- the pheS gene encoding phenylalanine--tRNA ligase subunit alpha produces the protein MNLQELNQIRETARAEAHGAADAAALEAVRIKYLGRNGLLPEVMAQLKSVPPAEKPVFGKSANALKNELTDLIRERQETLTAGVKKSGSFDPTRPGLWPALGSEHPISKVTARIIEIFQTIGFTVADGPDIETVWNNFDALNTPPDHPSRDEQDTFYLNSGDLLRCHTSPVQVRYMESHQPPVRIIAPGRCYRRDTPDATHSANFHQVEGLYVAENVSMADLKGTLAYFAKQFLGENVKIRFRPHFFPFTEPSFEVDFFFEVGGKSRWIEILGAGMVDPNVFRNVGYDPEKVTGFAFGMGIERLAMIMYGIKDIRMLYENDVRFLSQF